In Streptomyces sp. NBC_00483, a single window of DNA contains:
- a CDS encoding A/G-specific adenine glycosylase: MTALTKNSENAATAATADLHAPVIDWFTEHARDLPWRRRDAGPWGVMVSEFMLQQTPVNRVLPVYEQWLARWPRPADLAAEAPGEAVRAWGRLGYPRRALRLHGAAVAITERHGGDVPTGHAQLLALPGIGEYTAAAVASFAYGQRHAVLDTNVRRVFARAVAGVQYPPNATTAAERKLARALLPEEEDTAAKWAAASMELGALVCTAKNEECHRCPIAAMCAWRLSGKPAHEGPPRRGQTYAGTDRQVRGKLLAVLRDAVAPVPQAALDRVWDEPVQRARALDGLVDDGLVEPLAGGLYRLPQG, translated from the coding sequence ATGACTGCGCTCACGAAGAACTCCGAGAACGCCGCGACCGCCGCGACCGCCGATCTCCACGCACCGGTCATCGACTGGTTCACCGAGCACGCCCGCGACCTCCCCTGGCGCCGCCGCGACGCGGGCCCGTGGGGCGTGATGGTCAGCGAGTTCATGCTCCAGCAGACCCCCGTCAACCGCGTGCTCCCGGTGTACGAGCAGTGGCTCGCCCGCTGGCCCCGCCCCGCCGACCTCGCCGCGGAGGCCCCCGGTGAGGCCGTCCGCGCCTGGGGCCGGCTCGGCTACCCGCGCCGCGCCCTGCGCCTGCACGGCGCCGCCGTCGCCATAACGGAACGCCACGGCGGCGACGTACCCACCGGCCACGCGCAGCTCCTCGCGCTGCCCGGCATCGGCGAGTACACGGCGGCCGCCGTCGCCTCGTTCGCGTACGGCCAGCGGCACGCGGTGCTCGACACGAACGTGCGGCGGGTGTTCGCCCGCGCCGTCGCCGGCGTGCAGTACCCGCCGAACGCGACGACCGCCGCCGAGCGGAAGCTGGCCCGCGCGCTGCTGCCCGAGGAGGAGGACACCGCCGCCAAGTGGGCCGCCGCCTCCATGGAGTTGGGCGCTCTGGTGTGCACCGCCAAGAACGAGGAGTGCCACCGCTGCCCGATCGCCGCGATGTGCGCGTGGCGGCTCTCCGGGAAGCCCGCGCACGAGGGCCCGCCGCGCCGCGGCCAGACGTACGCGGGCACGGACCGCCAGGTCCGCGGCAAGCTGCTCGCCGTGCTGCGGGACGCCGTCGCCCCGGTGCCGCAGGCCGCGCTCGACCGCGTGTGGGACGAGCCGGTGCAGCGGGCCAGGGCCCTGGACGGCCTGGTCGACGACGGTTTGGTGGAGCCGCTCGCGGGCGGCCTCTACCGGCTTCCGCAAGGCTGA
- a CDS encoding SigE family RNA polymerase sigma factor, producing MAHAGEVLGFEEYVRTRQDALLRSARRLVPDPVDAQDLLQTALVRTYGRWDGIADKRLADAYLRRVMINTRTEWWRARKLEEVPTEQLPESSIDDSTEQHADRALLMDVMKVLAPKQRSVVVLRHWEQMSTEETAAALGMSAGTVKSTLHRALARLREELEKREREELAGRALEREERERCAA from the coding sequence ATGGCGCATGCCGGTGAGGTGCTCGGGTTCGAAGAGTACGTGCGGACGCGGCAGGACGCTCTGCTGCGCAGCGCCCGGCGTCTCGTGCCCGACCCGGTCGACGCCCAGGACCTGCTGCAGACCGCGCTCGTGCGGACGTACGGGCGGTGGGACGGCATAGCGGACAAGCGCCTGGCCGACGCGTATCTGCGCCGGGTCATGATCAACACGCGGACCGAGTGGTGGCGGGCGCGCAAGCTGGAGGAAGTGCCCACCGAGCAGCTGCCCGAGTCCTCGATCGACGACTCGACGGAGCAGCACGCGGACCGCGCCCTGCTGATGGACGTCATGAAGGTGCTGGCTCCGAAGCAGCGCAGCGTCGTGGTGCTGCGACACTGGGAGCAGATGTCCACAGAGGAGACGGCCGCCGCTCTCGGAATGTCGGCCGGAACCGTGAAGAGCACGCTGCACCGGGCCCTCGCCCGGCTCCGTGAGGAGCTGGAGAAGCGGGAGCGCGAGGAACTGGCCGGCCGCGCGCTCGAACGTGAGGAGCGGGAGCGTTGCGCGGCCTAG
- the cseB gene encoding two-component system response regulator CseB, which yields MGGERKGEPTHVLFVEDDDVIREATQLALERDGFVVTAMPDGLAGLEAFRSNRPDIALLDVMVPGLDGVSLCRRIRDESTVPVIMLSARADSIDVVLGLEAGADDYVTKPFDGAVLVARIRAVLRRFGHAGGAAAASGAAEESLAPDHGALRFGDLEIDTDGMEVRKGGEPVALTPTEMRLLLEFSSAPGSVLSRDKLLERVWDYGWGGDTRVVDVHVQRLRTKIGQDRIETVRGFGYKLKA from the coding sequence ATGGGCGGTGAACGCAAGGGCGAGCCGACGCACGTCCTGTTCGTCGAGGACGACGACGTCATCCGCGAGGCCACCCAGCTGGCCCTGGAGCGCGACGGTTTCGTGGTCACCGCGATGCCGGACGGGCTCGCGGGCCTGGAGGCGTTCCGGTCGAACCGGCCGGACATCGCGCTGCTCGACGTGATGGTGCCGGGGCTGGACGGGGTCTCCCTGTGCCGCCGCATCCGCGACGAGTCGACGGTTCCGGTGATCATGCTCTCCGCGCGCGCGGACTCCATCGACGTCGTGCTCGGCCTGGAGGCCGGGGCCGACGACTACGTGACGAAGCCGTTCGACGGGGCGGTGCTCGTGGCCAGGATCCGCGCCGTGCTGCGTCGCTTCGGGCACGCGGGCGGCGCCGCGGCCGCCTCCGGTGCGGCCGAGGAGAGCCTCGCGCCCGACCACGGGGCGCTGCGCTTCGGCGACCTGGAGATCGATACGGACGGCATGGAGGTCCGCAAGGGCGGGGAGCCGGTGGCCCTGACGCCCACCGAGATGCGCCTGCTGCTCGAGTTCTCCTCCGCGCCCGGCTCCGTACTGTCCCGCGACAAGCTCCTGGAGCGGGTGTGGGACTACGGCTGGGGCGGCGACACCCGCGTCGTCGACGTCCATGTGCAGCGGCTGCGTACGAAGATCGGCCAGGACCGGATCGAGACGGTCCGCGGCTTCGGCTACAAGCTCAAGGCCTGA
- the cseC gene encoding two-component system sensor histidine kinase CseC — protein sequence MRKGTTGTGSETKSATSASASTASATSASASAVPAPRVTGTSGATGATDAAKKPAAAGTSAGARKSARSWIPHGLRTGVRWKISVAIAFVGALVAVALSLVVHNAARVSMLDNARDVQDERIQFVQRQYEARGGNLPVGFKVDDPALPPDLRAKAREGRRVTYVSESASGVPDIWAAVPLSNGGILSVHTRFADRSATVMKDLDKALLIGSISVVLGGSALGVLIGGQLSRRLRKAASAARDVAAGQSDVRVRRAIGGVVLDETDDLAQAVDAMADALKQRLEAERRVTADIAHELRTPVTGLLTAAELLPPGRPSELVKDRAQAMRTLVEDVLEVARLDSAAERAELQDIMLGEFVDRRIAARAGDGVTVRVIHESEVTTDPRRLERILLNLLANASKHARPPIEVSVEGRVLRVRDHGPGFPEELLEEGPSRFRTGAADRAGHGHGLGLTIAAGQARVLGARLTFRNIRPQGADHDAPAEGAVAVLWLPEHAPTNTGSFPMVRLPGGK from the coding sequence ATGAGGAAGGGCACCACGGGGACCGGGTCGGAGACCAAGTCGGCGACTTCCGCTTCGGCGTCTACCGCGTCGGCGACTTCCGCTTCGGCGTCCGCCGTCCCGGCGCCGCGCGTCACGGGTACGTCGGGTGCCACTGGCGCCACGGATGCCGCGAAGAAGCCGGCCGCCGCCGGAACATCGGCCGGCGCCCGGAAATCCGCCCGCTCCTGGATCCCGCACGGCCTGCGCACCGGCGTGCGCTGGAAGATCAGCGTCGCCATCGCCTTCGTGGGCGCACTCGTCGCCGTCGCGCTCAGCCTCGTCGTGCACAACGCGGCCCGCGTCTCGATGCTGGACAACGCGCGGGACGTGCAGGACGAGCGGATCCAGTTCGTGCAGCGGCAGTACGAGGCGCGCGGCGGCAATCTGCCCGTCGGCTTCAAGGTGGACGACCCGGCGCTCCCGCCCGACCTGCGCGCGAAGGCCCGCGAGGGCCGCCGTGTCACCTACGTGTCGGAGTCGGCCAGCGGCGTCCCCGACATCTGGGCCGCGGTCCCGCTCAGCAACGGCGGGATCCTCTCGGTGCACACCCGGTTCGCCGACCGCAGCGCCACCGTGATGAAGGACCTCGACAAGGCGCTGCTCATCGGTTCGATCTCCGTTGTGCTCGGCGGCAGCGCGCTCGGCGTCCTCATCGGCGGCCAGCTCTCCCGCCGGCTGCGCAAGGCGGCGAGCGCGGCCCGCGATGTCGCGGCCGGCCAGAGCGACGTCCGCGTCCGCCGCGCCATCGGCGGTGTCGTACTCGACGAGACGGACGATCTCGCGCAGGCCGTCGACGCGATGGCCGACGCCCTGAAGCAGCGCCTGGAGGCCGAGCGCCGGGTCACCGCCGACATCGCGCACGAGCTGCGCACACCGGTCACCGGGCTGCTCACCGCCGCCGAACTGCTGCCTCCCGGGCGGCCCAGCGAACTCGTCAAGGACCGCGCGCAGGCGATGCGTACGCTCGTCGAGGACGTCCTGGAAGTGGCCCGGCTCGACAGCGCCGCCGAGCGGGCCGAGCTGCAGGACATCATGCTCGGCGAGTTCGTGGACCGCCGGATCGCGGCCCGCGCGGGCGACGGCGTCACCGTCCGGGTGATCCACGAGTCCGAGGTGACGACGGACCCGCGCCGCCTGGAGCGCATCCTCCTCAACCTGCTGGCCAACGCCTCCAAGCACGCCCGCCCACCCATCGAGGTCAGCGTCGAGGGCCGGGTGCTCCGGGTGCGCGACCACGGCCCCGGTTTCCCGGAGGAGCTCCTGGAGGAAGGGCCGAGCCGCTTCCGCACCGGCGCCGCCGACCGCGCGGGCCACGGCCACGGCCTGGGCCTGACGATCGCGGCGGGCCAGGCCCGGGTGCTCGGCGCCCGCCTCACGTTCCGCAACATCCGCCCGCAGGGAGCGGACCACGACGCCCCCGCCGAGGGCGCCGTGGCAGTGCTGTGGCTCCCGGAACACGCACCGACGAACACGGGAAGCTTCCCGATGGTGCGCCTGCCGGGCGGCAAGTGA
- a CDS encoding TetR/AcrR family transcriptional regulator has product MPPERAHTGRRRNEEARRAVLDAALRLLADADGAAVSVDAIAKEAGVGKQTLYRWWPSKGAVLLDALTDRADAEVPAPDSGALRGDLRAVVAATFAGAQRDPVAPALRTLVREAANDPHLADLVREFTGARRAALREVLERGRERGELADDCDVELMVDQVYGVFWYRFLLGHAPLGEAEAVRLADSLVRQGS; this is encoded by the coding sequence ATGCCCCCAGAGCGCGCCCACACCGGACGCCGGCGCAACGAGGAGGCGCGCCGCGCCGTCCTCGACGCCGCCCTGCGGCTGCTCGCGGACGCGGACGGCGCGGCGGTGAGCGTGGACGCCATCGCGAAGGAGGCCGGCGTCGGCAAGCAGACGCTGTACCGGTGGTGGCCCTCGAAGGGTGCGGTGCTCCTCGACGCGCTCACGGACCGCGCCGACGCGGAGGTGCCCGCTCCCGACTCCGGCGCGCTGCGCGGGGACCTGCGGGCGGTGGTCGCCGCGACGTTCGCGGGGGCCCAGCGGGACCCGGTCGCCCCGGCCCTGCGCACGCTCGTACGCGAGGCCGCGAACGATCCTCATCTGGCGGACCTGGTGCGGGAGTTCACGGGGGCGCGGCGGGCGGCGCTGCGCGAGGTACTGGAGCGGGGGCGGGAGCGCGGCGAGCTGGCGGACGACTGCGACGTGGAGCTGATGGTGGACCAGGTCTACGGAGTCTTCTGGTACCGATTCCTGCTGGGGCACGCGCCGTTGGGCGAGGCGGAGGCGGTACGGCTCGCGGACTCCCTTGTACGACAGGGGAGTTGA
- a CDS encoding SDR family oxidoreductase, giving the protein MTAATPSGTPTHTVVMGGSSGIGEATAALFAAQGAEVTITGRDRAKLDEAAARIGGKTITYRMDATDQGDIEAFFATTAPVDHLVVAVSGAAGSGPFADLDLDDLAHGFDAKFWPHLRILKAALPRLTEHASITLITAASARAAFPGTSGLAAINGALEAMIPPLAVELAPRRINAVSPGVIDTPWWGRVPEEQRKELFAGLAATTPVGRVGRPEEVAQAINSLAMNGFLTGVVLDCTGGANLPTGR; this is encoded by the coding sequence ATGACTGCTGCAACACCCTCCGGCACACCCACCCACACCGTCGTCATGGGCGGCAGCTCCGGCATCGGCGAGGCCACCGCCGCGCTGTTCGCCGCACAGGGCGCCGAGGTCACCATCACCGGCCGCGATCGGGCCAAGCTCGACGAGGCGGCCGCGCGGATCGGCGGCAAGACCATCACGTACCGCATGGACGCCACCGATCAGGGCGACATCGAGGCCTTCTTCGCCACCACGGCGCCCGTGGACCACCTCGTCGTCGCGGTGAGCGGCGCGGCGGGCAGCGGCCCGTTCGCCGACCTGGACCTCGACGACCTGGCGCACGGCTTCGACGCCAAGTTCTGGCCCCACCTGCGCATCCTGAAGGCGGCGCTGCCGCGGCTGACCGAGCACGCGTCGATCACCCTCATCACGGCGGCCTCTGCCCGCGCGGCCTTCCCCGGCACCTCGGGCCTGGCCGCGATCAACGGCGCGCTGGAGGCGATGATCCCGCCGCTCGCCGTCGAGCTCGCCCCGCGCCGGATCAACGCCGTATCGCCCGGCGTCATCGACACCCCTTGGTGGGGCCGGGTCCCCGAGGAGCAGCGCAAGGAGCTGTTCGCGGGGCTCGCGGCGACCACGCCTGTGGGCCGCGTCGGCCGCCCCGAGGAAGTGGCGCAGGCCATCAACTCCCTTGCCATGAACGGGTTCCTCACCGGCGTGGTCCTGGACTGCACCGGCGGGGCGAACCTGCCGACCGGCCGCTGA
- a CDS encoding MDR family MFS transporter: protein MTQAAAQPATADQSDRSDQSSVKQPRSVRVVLLALMLAMLLAMLDNMIVGTAMPTIVGELGGLEHLSWVVTAYTLATAASTPLWGKIGDMYGRKGAFLTSIVIFLLGSVLSGMAQDMGQLIGFRAIQGLGAGGLMVGVMAIIGDLIPPRERGKYQGMMAGVMALAMIGGPLVGGTLTDHLGWRWAFYINVPLGILALVAITAVLHLPKKRSGGSIDYLGAALLTVGITSIVLVTTWGGSEYAWNSAVIMELIGIGVAALVGFVFSQTRASEPIVPLHIFRNRNFTLMSVIGFITGFVMFGAVLFLPLYQQSVQGASATNSGLLLLPMLLAMMVVSLIAGRVTTNTGKYKVFPVAGSILMITGLFLLAQMDTQTSRFTSGLYMAVLGAGMGCLMQITMLVAQNSVEMKDMGVASSSTTLFRTLGSSFGVAIMGALFNNRVQDVMAEKAGALGGKVTEQSAQLDAASLAKLPEQAREAYQFAVSSGTHSAFLLGSVVALGSLLAAVFVKEVVLRGAAPTPGPEDAVPSDEAAVKSG from the coding sequence ATGACACAGGCGGCGGCACAGCCCGCGACAGCGGATCAATCGGATCGATCGGATCAGTCGTCGGTGAAACAGCCGCGCAGCGTACGCGTCGTGCTGCTCGCGCTGATGCTCGCCATGTTGCTGGCCATGCTCGACAACATGATCGTGGGCACCGCGATGCCCACCATCGTCGGCGAGCTGGGCGGGCTCGAGCACTTGTCGTGGGTCGTCACCGCGTACACGCTCGCGACCGCCGCCTCCACGCCGCTCTGGGGGAAGATCGGCGACATGTACGGCAGGAAGGGCGCCTTCCTGACCTCCATCGTGATCTTCCTGCTCGGCTCCGTGCTCAGCGGAATGGCCCAGGACATGGGACAGCTGATCGGCTTCCGAGCCATTCAGGGCCTCGGCGCCGGTGGTCTGATGGTCGGGGTCATGGCCATCATCGGCGATCTGATTCCGCCCCGTGAGCGGGGCAAGTACCAGGGCATGATGGCCGGCGTGATGGCGCTCGCCATGATCGGCGGGCCGCTCGTCGGCGGCACCCTCACCGACCACCTCGGCTGGCGCTGGGCCTTCTACATCAACGTGCCGCTCGGCATCCTCGCCCTCGTGGCGATCACCGCCGTGCTGCATCTGCCGAAGAAGCGGTCCGGGGGGTCCATCGACTATCTGGGCGCCGCGCTGCTCACCGTCGGCATCACCTCGATCGTGCTCGTGACCACGTGGGGCGGGAGCGAGTACGCCTGGAACTCCGCCGTGATCATGGAGCTGATCGGGATCGGCGTCGCCGCGCTCGTCGGGTTCGTGTTCTCGCAGACCAGGGCCTCCGAGCCGATCGTGCCGCTGCACATCTTCCGCAACCGCAACTTCACGCTGATGTCCGTGATCGGCTTCATCACCGGCTTCGTGATGTTCGGCGCGGTGCTCTTCCTGCCGCTGTACCAGCAGTCCGTACAGGGCGCGTCCGCGACCAACTCCGGTCTGCTGCTGCTTCCGATGCTGCTCGCGATGATGGTCGTCTCGCTGATCGCGGGCCGGGTCACCACCAACACCGGCAAGTACAAGGTGTTCCCGGTGGCGGGCAGCATCCTGATGATCACCGGCCTGTTCCTGCTCGCGCAGATGGACACCCAGACCTCGCGGTTCACGTCCGGGCTCTACATGGCCGTGCTCGGCGCCGGGATGGGCTGCCTGATGCAGATCACGATGCTGGTCGCGCAGAACAGCGTCGAGATGAAGGACATGGGCGTCGCGTCCTCGTCCACCACCCTGTTCCGGACCCTCGGCTCGTCGTTCGGCGTCGCCATCATGGGCGCGCTGTTCAACAACCGGGTGCAGGACGTCATGGCGGAGAAGGCCGGGGCGCTCGGCGGGAAGGTCACCGAGCAGTCGGCGCAGCTGGACGCGGCAAGCCTGGCGAAGCTGCCGGAACAGGCGCGGGAGGCCTACCAGTTCGCGGTCTCCTCCGGCACGCACTCCGCGTTCCTGCTGGGCTCCGTGGTGGCCCTCGGCTCGCTGCTCGCGGCGGTCTTCGTCAAGGAGGTCGTACTGCGAGGCGCGGCGCCGACTCCCGGCCCCGAGGACGCCGTGCCGAGTGATGAGGCCGCGGTGAAGTCCGGCTGA
- a CDS encoding TetR/AcrR family transcriptional regulator: protein MVTGSSKPQQRRGDTRQRIQDVTLELIAEQGYEKTSLREISERLGVTKAALYYHFKTKEDIVVSLFTDLMRPIDDVIAWAAEQPSTLEAKLEILGHYSEALAHAAPLFRFMQENQATMRELSIGENFKERMTSLLDHLLPEHVTLTDRVRCFSALFSMHAGMFVLKDVEGDPEEKRKAILEVASDLVTRAHQS from the coding sequence ATGGTCACGGGCAGCAGTAAGCCGCAGCAGCGCCGCGGGGACACCCGCCAGCGCATTCAGGACGTGACCTTGGAGCTCATCGCCGAGCAGGGCTACGAGAAGACGTCGCTGCGGGAGATCTCCGAGCGCCTCGGTGTGACGAAGGCCGCGCTCTACTACCACTTCAAGACCAAGGAAGACATCGTCGTCAGTCTGTTCACGGACCTGATGAGGCCGATCGACGACGTGATCGCGTGGGCCGCCGAACAGCCGTCGACGCTGGAGGCCAAGCTCGAGATCCTCGGCCACTACTCGGAGGCGCTGGCCCACGCCGCCCCGCTCTTCCGCTTCATGCAGGAGAACCAGGCGACGATGCGCGAGCTGAGCATCGGCGAGAACTTCAAGGAGCGGATGACGTCACTCCTCGACCATCTGCTCCCCGAGCACGTCACGCTGACCGACCGGGTCCGCTGCTTCAGCGCGCTGTTCTCGATGCACGCCGGAATGTTCGTCCTCAAAGACGTCGAAGGCGACCCCGAGGAGAAGCGCAAGGCCATCCTCGAGGTCGCCTCCGACCTGGTCACCCGGGCCCATCAGAGCTGA
- a CDS encoding M23 family metallopeptidase, which yields MSKRTQSHRPGTSMLRKRAAVVAAGFGVSALLGTGAAVADSADATALPGIASSSVEAQATAQAKAADNAAKAKKEAEAKKKAAEAKKKAAEEKKAKSWIDPVKDYELSAGYSQGGAMWASGHHSGQDFAVPVGTDVSAVHGGTVVKAGGNGAGDGAAYGNAIVIKHSDGTYSQYAHLSKIDVKVGDTVGTGDHIALSGDTGNSSGPHLHFEIRTTADYGSAVNPVSFLKKEGVSV from the coding sequence ATGTCGAAGCGCACCCAGTCCCACCGCCCCGGTACGTCGATGCTCCGCAAGCGTGCCGCCGTCGTGGCCGCCGGATTCGGAGTGTCGGCGCTGCTCGGGACCGGGGCCGCGGTCGCCGACTCCGCAGACGCCACCGCCCTCCCCGGTATCGCCTCCTCCTCCGTCGAGGCCCAGGCCACCGCCCAGGCCAAGGCCGCCGACAACGCCGCGAAGGCGAAGAAGGAGGCCGAGGCGAAGAAGAAGGCCGCCGAGGCCAAGAAGAAGGCGGCCGAGGAGAAGAAGGCCAAGTCCTGGATCGACCCGGTCAAGGACTACGAGCTCTCCGCCGGTTACTCGCAGGGCGGCGCCATGTGGGCCAGCGGTCACCACTCCGGCCAGGACTTCGCCGTGCCCGTCGGCACCGATGTCTCCGCCGTGCACGGCGGCACCGTCGTCAAGGCCGGCGGCAACGGCGCCGGTGACGGCGCCGCGTACGGCAACGCCATCGTCATCAAGCACAGCGACGGCACGTACTCGCAGTACGCGCACCTGTCGAAGATCGACGTGAAGGTCGGCGACACGGTCGGCACGGGCGACCACATCGCGCTGTCCGGCGACACCGGCAACTCCAGCGGCCCGCACCTGCACTTCGAGATCCGCACGACGGCGGACTACGGCTCGGCGGTCAACCCCGTCTCCTTCCTGAAGAAGGAGGGCGTGAGCGTCTGA